Genomic window (Bosea vaviloviae):
ATCTCGCCGGCGCGCGGCGCGTCGGTGATCCGGACCTCGACCGCATCGAAATGCGAGCGCACGAAGGCTGCGTCCTTGTGGCCGAGCGGCACGTCGATCGGTGTGCCGAGCCCGCCGCGCTTCTTCGCCGAGGGGATCAGCGCCGGCCCCTTGCCGAGCGCCGCACGCACCGGCGTGCCCAGCTTGGGATGGAGGATGGCGGCTGCATGCTCGAGTTCGCCGCCCTCGCCGACGATCGCCGCCTTGCCGAAGCTCTCGGCCTGGTCGGGCGCGATGTTCAGCGCCGCAAGGCAGCGCTTGGTCAGGAGGTCGCCGAGCTCGACGCCAATCTCGGTCAGCTCCGAGAGGTCTTCCTGATAACGCCCGGCGAACGGGTTGGCGATCACGGCGCAGGCCACGGCGCGCCGCGTCGGCGGGCTGATCGTCTGGCCCATTTCGAGATGGATTTCATCGACTTGCGTCAAGATCTTGCGGATGTCTGCGGGCATGGCGGAGGGACTCCAGCGTCAAGTCAGGCGCGGGGAACCCCTCTCCTGTAAGGAGAGGGGCAGGGGTGAGGTGTAGGCCGTTGGACGAGGAAGGCGCGGGCTAAAGATAGGCGTGCCAATCTGGTTTCCTGGCCTGCCCTCACCCTGCCCTCTCCCACACGGGAGAGGGTTCCCCGCGCCTCTTTTGGCAAGAAAGGGAGAGCTGTCCATCACCGCTGCCCGTCGCCAACGCTGATCTGGTCGGCGCGCAGGCCGCCGACGCGCTCATGGATGCGCGCGCCCGTCGTCATCACCAGGACGAAGACGAGTTCATCCGCTTGCGGCGAGCCCGGCACGCCGATCTCGACCGCGCCGAAATGGCTGCGGACATAAGATGCGTTGATATGGGTGACGGGAATGTCGATGCGCGCGCCCGGCCCCGCCACCTTCTTGGTCGAGGGCACAATCGCTTTCGCATTGCCGAGAATCTCGCGCATCGCGTAGCCGCCCGGCACATGCCAGAGCGCGCCATGCTCCAGTTCCCCGGCGGAGCCGACGATTGCGCCCTTGCCATAGCCCTCGACGGTCCCGGGATCGCCGCCGAGCGCGTTGAGGCAACGCGTCGCCATGTCGAGGCCGGCAGCCTTCAGCGCTTCCATCATCGGCAGGATGTCGGGCGCGTAGCGCCCGGCATAAGGGTTGGTCAGCACGGCGCAAACCGAGGCGATGCGCTCGGTGCGGCCGGGGCGCGGACCGAATTCGTGGAAGATCTCCTCCACGCTGGTCTGGACCCGACGGATATCGATGAGCTCAGTCATGATGCCCCTCAATGCCC
Coding sequences:
- a CDS encoding amino acid synthesis family protein, with translation MPADIRKILTQVDEIHLEMGQTISPPTRRAVACAVIANPFAGRYQEDLSELTEIGVELGDLLTKRCLAALNIAPDQAESFGKAAIVGEGGELEHAAAILHPKLGTPVRAALGKGPALIPSAKKRGGLGTPIDVPLGHKDAAFVRSHFDAVEVRITDAPRAGEILVAIAITDSGRPLPRIGGLQKHEIKGEDGLR
- a CDS encoding amino acid synthesis family protein, whose amino-acid sequence is MTELIDIRRVQTSVEEIFHEFGPRPGRTERIASVCAVLTNPYAGRYAPDILPMMEALKAAGLDMATRCLNALGGDPGTVEGYGKGAIVGSAGELEHGALWHVPGGYAMREILGNAKAIVPSTKKVAGPGARIDIPVTHINASYVRSHFGAVEIGVPGSPQADELVFVLVMTTGARIHERVGGLRADQISVGDGQR